The Tardiphaga alba genome includes a window with the following:
- a CDS encoding DUF2171 domain-containing protein, translating into MVDTAAIKEHMDVISSDKKVVGKVDHMDGTDKIKLTKASSPDGQHHHYIPTEWIDHIDEHVHLNKSGEDVTTHWQHGRS; encoded by the coding sequence ATGGTCGATACAGCAGCTATCAAAGAGCATATGGACGTGATTTCTTCCGACAAGAAGGTCGTCGGTAAAGTTGATCACATGGACGGCACCGACAAAATCAAGCTCACCAAGGCAAGCTCGCCTGACGGCCAGCATCATCACTACATTCCCACGGAATGGATCGATCACATCGATGAACACGTACACCTGAACAAGTCAGGCGAGGACGTCACAACGCATTGGCAGCACGGCCGGTCTTAA